The proteins below are encoded in one region of Avibacterium volantium:
- a CDS encoding NADPH-dependent FMN reductase → MNIALIIGSLSQKSINRSVANYIVSQFPADVKVTEVRIDDLPLYTQDRDQVDVPEYDRVREQIKNADAVLIVSPEHNRAMPAATKNIIDIASRPYGRNLWQGKKVAIVTASPGAYGGINSGLQIRQSLQSIGTNVLTTAEVFLSKANQALDEQGEVADERTAGFLSKFAQTFIQWAKA, encoded by the coding sequence ATGAACATTGCACTGATTATCGGCAGTTTAAGCCAAAAATCCATTAACCGTAGCGTAGCCAATTATATCGTTTCACAGTTCCCTGCAGACGTGAAAGTAACCGAAGTACGCATTGATGATTTGCCTCTTTATACCCAAGATCGCGATCAGGTGGACGTGCCAGAATATGATCGTGTGCGTGAGCAAATCAAAAACGCTGATGCAGTGCTAATTGTTAGCCCAGAGCACAACCGTGCAATGCCTGCCGCGACTAAGAATATCATTGATATTGCTTCTCGTCCTTACGGCCGAAATTTATGGCAGGGCAAGAAAGTGGCGATTGTTACGGCTTCACCGGGGGCTTATGGTGGAATTAATTCTGGTTTGCAAATTCGCCAAAGCTTGCAAAGCATTGGTACGAATGTACTAACCACCGCAGAAGTCTTTTTAAGCAAAGCCAATCAGGCATTGGATGAACAAGGCGAAGTGGCCGATGAACGCACTGCAGGCTTCTTAAGTAAGTTTGCGCAAACTTTTATTCAATGGGCGAAAGCATAA
- a CDS encoding pirin family protein, translating to MSVDKLNAITKDVGGIPVACLLPQAGKRTIGAWCFLDHAGPSEFTDDNEGLQVGAHPHCNLQTFTWMLEGEVWHQDSLGYRQLIKPKQVNLMTAGTGNQRGISHTEQTPEGVHQLHAVQLWIALPMNQDIEPNFQHYPELPEWQENGVNYILTTGSYQGRTAPTQQYSPLVGVDIQFQQGQTITIEQQPNFEYGVLVLKGEVEIEGQVYQQDQLVSLTDCQAHEFKIKGEADSHIMLLGGEPLPHKTLVWWNFVADSQDALRQAIADWNNGHSRFGHIDLEGTRLRRLVAPEIPTRLAE from the coding sequence ATGAGCGTAGATAAATTAAATGCAATTACTAAAGATGTGGGGGGAATTCCTGTCGCGTGTCTGCTACCACAAGCGGGTAAACGTACCATTGGCGCGTGGTGTTTTCTTGACCACGCAGGACCATCAGAATTTACTGACGATAATGAGGGATTGCAAGTTGGGGCACATCCACATTGTAATTTGCAGACATTTACTTGGATGTTAGAAGGCGAAGTGTGGCACCAAGACAGCCTTGGTTATCGTCAATTAATTAAGCCAAAACAAGTGAACTTAATGACCGCAGGTACAGGCAATCAGCGTGGCATTAGCCATACGGAACAAACCCCTGAGGGCGTGCATCAGCTTCACGCTGTACAGCTGTGGATTGCGCTTCCAATGAATCAAGACATTGAGCCAAATTTTCAACATTATCCTGAATTGCCCGAATGGCAAGAAAATGGCGTGAATTACATTTTAACCACAGGTAGCTATCAAGGCAGAACCGCGCCAACTCAGCAATATAGCCCGTTAGTTGGCGTAGATATTCAATTTCAGCAAGGTCAAACCATTACCATAGAACAACAGCCAAACTTTGAATATGGCGTACTTGTGCTGAAAGGTGAAGTAGAAATCGAAGGACAAGTTTACCAACAAGATCAACTAGTTAGCTTAACGGATTGCCAAGCTCACGAATTCAAAATCAAGGGCGAAGCTGACAGCCATATTATGCTGTTAGGCGGAGAACCATTACCACATAAAACCTTAGTGTGGTGGAATTTCGTGGCAGACAGCCAAGATGCCTTACGCCAAGCGATAGCGGATTGGAATAACGGGCATTCCCGTTTTGGACATATCGATCTAGAAGGTACGAGATTACGCCGCTTAGTCGCCCCTGAAATTCCTACCCGATTAGCAGAATAA